The proteins below are encoded in one region of Pseudomonas anguilliseptica:
- a CDS encoding homoserine dehydrogenase produces the protein MNPVKVGICGLGTVGGGTLNVLKRNAEEITRRAGRGIEVAQIAIRSPKPQYDTTGISLTSDVFELVNNPEIDIVIELIGGYTLARDLVLKAIDNGKHVVTANKALIAVHGNEIFAKAREKGVIVAFEAAVAGGIPVVKAIREGLAANRINWLAGIINGTGNFILSEMREKGRTFDGVLAEAQALGYAEADPTFDVEGIDAAHKLTILASIAFGIPLQFDKAYTEGITKLTTADVNYAEALGYRIKHLGVARRTDAGIELRVHPTLIPADRLIANVNGVMNAVMVNGDAAGSTLFYGAGAGMEPTASSVIADLVDVVRALTADPTNRVPHLAFQPDSLSDHPILPIEACESAYYLRIQAKDHPGVLAQVASILSARGINIESIMQKEVEEQDGLVPMILVTHRVVEAQINEAISALEVLDDVVGSVVRIRVEQLN, from the coding sequence GTGAACCCGGTGAAAGTAGGCATCTGTGGGCTGGGTACCGTCGGTGGCGGTACGTTGAATGTACTCAAGCGAAACGCCGAGGAAATTACCCGGCGCGCAGGGCGTGGCATTGAAGTCGCCCAGATTGCCATTCGCTCGCCCAAGCCGCAGTACGACACCACCGGTATTAGCCTGACCAGCGATGTCTTCGAGCTGGTGAACAACCCTGAGATCGATATCGTTATCGAGCTGATCGGCGGTTACACCCTGGCCAGGGACTTGGTGCTCAAGGCCATCGACAACGGCAAGCATGTGGTCACCGCGAACAAGGCGCTGATTGCCGTGCACGGCAATGAAATCTTCGCCAAAGCCCGCGAGAAGGGTGTGATCGTCGCCTTCGAAGCCGCCGTTGCCGGTGGTATCCCGGTGGTCAAGGCCATTCGTGAAGGCCTGGCGGCCAACCGCATCAACTGGCTGGCCGGCATCATTAACGGTACTGGCAACTTTATCCTCAGCGAAATGCGCGAAAAGGGTCGTACCTTTGATGGCGTGCTGGCCGAGGCGCAGGCGCTTGGGTATGCCGAAGCCGATCCGACCTTCGACGTCGAAGGCATCGACGCTGCACACAAGCTGACCATCCTGGCTTCGATCGCCTTTGGTATTCCGCTGCAGTTTGACAAGGCCTACACCGAGGGCATCACCAAACTGACCACGGCTGATGTGAACTACGCAGAAGCACTGGGTTACCGCATCAAACACCTGGGTGTGGCCCGTCGCACTGATGCGGGTATCGAGTTGCGCGTACATCCGACATTGATCCCGGCGGACCGCCTGATCGCCAACGTCAATGGCGTGATGAACGCTGTCATGGTCAATGGCGACGCTGCTGGCAGTACATTGTTCTATGGCGCTGGCGCCGGTATGGAGCCGACTGCTTCCTCGGTTATCGCCGATCTGGTTGACGTGGTTCGCGCGCTAACGGCCGATCCAACCAATCGCGTGCCGCACCTGGCCTTTCAGCCGGACTCGCTGTCCGATCACCCGATTCTGCCGATCGAAGCTTGTGAGAGTGCTTATTACCTGCGCATTCAGGCCAAGGACCACCCGGGCGTGCTGGCTCAGGTAGCGAGCATCCTGTCGGCGCGCGGGATCAATATCGAGTCGATCATGCAGAAGGAAGTCGAGGAGCAAGATGGTCTGGTGCCGATGATCCTGGTCACTCATCGTGTGGTCGAAGCGCAGATCAATGAGGCGATCAGCGCCCTTGAAGTGCTGGACGATGTGGTCGGCAGCGTTGTGCGTATCCGCGTCGAGCAGTTGAACTAA
- the thrC gene encoding threonine synthase codes for MRYISTRGQAPALNFEDVLLAGLASDGGLYVPENLPRFTQEEIASWAGLPYHELAFRVMRPFVAGSIPDADFKKILEETYGVFAHSAVAPLRQLNGNEWVLELFHGPTLAFKDFALQLLGRLLDYVLAKRNERVVIMGATSGDTGSAAIEGCKACDNVDIFIMRPHNRVSEVQRRQMTTILGDNIHNIAIEGNFDDCQEMVKDSFADQSFLKGTRLVAVNSINWARIMAQIVYYFHAALQLGGPSRSIAFSVPTGNFGDIFAGYLARNMGLPISQLIVATNRNDILHRFMSGNQYVKDELHPTLSPSMDIMVSSNFERLLFDLHGRNGAAIAELMATFKQGGGFSVEQDRWTEARKVFDSLAVDDSQTCETIAEVFKESGELLDPHTAIGVRAARECRRSLATPMVILGTAHPVKFPEAVEKAGVGQAPALPAHLADLFEREERCTVLANDLKTVQSFVAQHGNRGKPL; via the coding sequence ATGCGCTATATCAGTACCCGTGGCCAGGCACCGGCCCTGAATTTTGAAGATGTGCTGCTCGCTGGCCTGGCCAGTGATGGCGGCCTCTATGTGCCGGAAAACCTGCCGCGTTTCACCCAGGAAGAGATCGCCTCCTGGGCCGGCCTGCCGTACCACGAGTTGGCCTTCCGGGTAATGCGCCCGTTTGTCGCCGGCAGCATTCCGGATGCCGACTTCAAAAAGATCCTCGAAGAAACCTACGGCGTGTTCGCCCATAGCGCCGTCGCGCCACTGCGTCAGCTGAACGGCAACGAGTGGGTGCTGGAGTTGTTCCACGGTCCGACCCTGGCTTTCAAGGACTTCGCCCTGCAGTTGCTCGGCCGTTTGCTCGACTATGTACTGGCCAAGCGCAACGAGCGCGTGGTGATCATGGGTGCGACCTCCGGTGATACCGGCTCGGCGGCCATCGAGGGCTGCAAGGCCTGCGACAACGTTGACATTTTCATCATGCGCCCGCACAACCGTGTGTCCGAGGTGCAGCGTCGGCAGATGACCACCATTCTCGGTGACAACATCCATAACATCGCCATCGAAGGCAACTTCGATGACTGCCAGGAAATGGTCAAGGACAGCTTTGCTGATCAGAGCTTCCTCAAGGGCACCCGTCTGGTTGCAGTCAACTCGATCAACTGGGCGCGGATCATGGCCCAGATTGTTTACTACTTTCACGCAGCCCTGCAGCTGGGTGGCCCATCGCGCTCCATCGCGTTCTCGGTGCCGACCGGTAACTTCGGCGACATCTTCGCCGGCTACCTGGCGCGCAACATGGGCCTGCCGATCAGTCAGCTAATCGTCGCCACCAACCGCAATGACATCCTCCATCGCTTTATGAGCGGCAATCAGTATGTGAAGGATGAACTGCACCCGACCCTGTCGCCGTCCATGGACATCATGGTCTCGTCGAATTTCGAGCGTCTGCTGTTCGACCTGCACGGTCGCAACGGCGCGGCAATCGCCGAGCTGATGGCCACCTTCAAGCAGGGTGGTGGTTTCAGTGTCGAGCAAGACCGTTGGACCGAGGCGCGCAAGGTGTTCGACTCCCTGGCGGTGGACGATTCGCAGACCTGCGAAACCATTGCTGAGGTGTTCAAGGAAAGCGGCGAGCTGCTCGATCCGCATACCGCCATTGGCGTGCGTGCCGCTCGTGAGTGCCGCCGCAGTCTGGCGACGCCGATGGTCATCCTTGGCACTGCGCACCCGGTCAAGTTCCCCGAGGCGGTGGAGAAGGCCGGTGTTGGTCAGGCGCCGGCGCTGCCCGCGCATCTGGCGGATCTGTTCGAGCGCGAGGAGCGCTGCACGGTACTGGCCAATGATCTGAAAACCGTACAGAGCTTCGTGGCTCAGCACGGCAATCGCGGCAAGCCGCTGTAA